From Paraburkholderia sabiae, a single genomic window includes:
- the cysW gene encoding sulfate ABC transporter permease subunit CysW produces MSQDSAVLSSATPNNANAARRPDPVTEPRVVRWILTTIALLFLALFLVLPLVAVFYQALSKGIAFYFESLADPDAVSAIKLTLLTAAIAVPLNLVFGLAASWCIAKFEFRGKALLTTLIDLPFSVSPVISGLIYVLMFGAQGWFGPWLADHNVQIIFAVPGIVLATIFVTFPFVARELIPLMQAQGNDEEEAAHVLGASGWQIFRRVTLPNVKWGLLYGVILCNARAMGEFGAVSVVSGHIRGQTDTMPLHVEILYNEYNFSAAFAVASVLALLALVTLGLKLLAERHMSAEAASARDVPAHAGPASTPSVAAAAKTVQSVQ; encoded by the coding sequence ATGAGCCAGGATTCCGCCGTGCTGTCGAGCGCTACGCCGAACAACGCGAATGCCGCGCGCCGTCCCGATCCCGTGACCGAGCCGCGCGTCGTGCGCTGGATCCTCACGACGATCGCGCTGCTGTTTCTCGCGCTGTTTCTGGTGCTGCCGCTCGTCGCCGTGTTCTATCAGGCGCTGAGCAAAGGCATTGCGTTTTACTTCGAATCGCTTGCCGATCCCGATGCCGTGTCCGCGATCAAGCTGACGCTGCTGACGGCCGCGATTGCCGTGCCGCTCAATCTCGTGTTCGGGCTCGCGGCGTCGTGGTGTATCGCGAAGTTCGAGTTTCGCGGCAAGGCGCTGCTGACGACGCTGATCGACTTGCCGTTCTCGGTGTCGCCAGTGATTTCCGGTTTGATCTACGTGCTGATGTTCGGCGCGCAAGGCTGGTTCGGTCCGTGGCTTGCCGATCACAACGTGCAGATCATCTTCGCGGTGCCGGGCATCGTGCTCGCGACGATCTTCGTCACGTTCCCGTTCGTCGCGCGCGAACTGATTCCGCTGATGCAGGCGCAAGGCAACGACGAAGAAGAAGCGGCGCACGTGCTCGGCGCGTCGGGCTGGCAGATTTTCAGGCGCGTCACGCTGCCGAACGTCAAGTGGGGTCTGCTGTATGGCGTGATTCTCTGCAATGCGCGCGCGATGGGCGAGTTCGGCGCGGTGTCGGTGGTGTCGGGCCACATTCGCGGCCAGACGGACACGATGCCGCTGCACGTCGAGATTCTCTACAACGAATATAACTTTTCGGCGGCGTTCGCCGTGGCGTCGGTGCTCGCGTTGCTCGCGCTCGTCACGCTCGGTTTGAAGCTGCTCGCCGAACGCCACATGTCGGCGGAAGCGGCGAGTGCGCGCGATGTGCCTGCGCATGCCGGTCCCGCCAGCACGCCGTCCGTCGCGGCAGCGGCAAAAACGGTTCAATCGGTTCAGTAA
- a CDS encoding sulfate ABC transporter substrate-binding protein, protein MGIRNTGFAGAGKAKRLIAALALGAASAFGMVVQAHADTTLLNVSYDPTRELYQDVNQAFGKEWKAKTGESVTFKQSHGGSGAQARSVLDGLQADVVTLALAYDIDALSNKGLIDKNWQKRLPDNASPYTSTIVFLVRKGNPKHIKDWDDLVKPGVSIVTPNPKTSGGARWNYLAAWAYAAHLPGGNDQKAKEFVSKLYKNAGVLDSGARGATTSFVQRGIGDVLIAWENEAFLSIKEFGTDKFEVVVPSASILAEPPVAVVDKVVDKHGTRKLAEAYLNFLYSEEGQEIAAKNFYRPRSNKVPADLTSKFPKLKLYTVDDSFGGWTNAQKTHFADGGVFDSIYQPQ, encoded by the coding sequence ATGGGTATTCGGAATACGGGGTTTGCAGGAGCAGGGAAGGCGAAGCGGTTGATCGCGGCGCTCGCGCTGGGCGCGGCGTCGGCGTTCGGGATGGTCGTGCAGGCGCACGCCGATACGACGCTGCTGAACGTGTCCTACGATCCGACCCGCGAGCTGTATCAGGACGTCAATCAGGCGTTCGGCAAGGAATGGAAGGCGAAGACGGGCGAATCGGTCACGTTCAAGCAGTCGCACGGCGGCTCGGGCGCACAGGCGCGATCCGTGCTCGACGGCCTGCAGGCCGACGTCGTGACGCTTGCGCTCGCTTATGACATCGACGCGCTCTCGAACAAGGGGCTCATCGACAAGAACTGGCAGAAGCGTCTGCCCGACAACGCGTCGCCGTACACGTCGACGATCGTGTTCCTCGTGCGCAAGGGCAACCCGAAGCACATCAAGGATTGGGACGATCTCGTGAAGCCGGGCGTGTCGATCGTGACGCCGAACCCGAAGACGTCGGGCGGCGCGCGTTGGAACTACCTTGCGGCGTGGGCGTACGCGGCGCATCTGCCGGGCGGCAACGACCAGAAGGCGAAGGAATTCGTCTCGAAGCTGTACAAGAATGCGGGCGTGCTCGACTCCGGCGCGCGCGGCGCGACGACGAGCTTCGTGCAGCGCGGCATCGGCGACGTGCTGATCGCGTGGGAAAACGAAGCGTTCCTGTCGATCAAGGAATTCGGCACGGACAAGTTCGAGGTCGTCGTGCCGTCGGCGAGCATTCTGGCCGAGCCGCCCGTCGCGGTGGTGGACAAGGTGGTCGACAAGCACGGCACGCGCAAGCTCGCCGAGGCGTATCTGAACTTCCTCTATAGCGAAGAGGGGCAGGAGATCGCGGCGAAGAACTTCTACCGTCCGCGTTCGAACAAGGTGCCCGCCGACCTGACGTCGAAGTTTCCGAAGCTGAAGCTGTACACGGTCGACGATTCGTTCGGCGGCTGGACGAATGCGCAGAAGACGCACTTTGCCGATGGCGGCGTGTTCGATTCGATTTACCAGCCGCAGTGA
- the cysT gene encoding sulfate ABC transporter permease subunit CysT, whose protein sequence is MTTLTFRKPSAIPGFGLTLGITVAYLSLVVLIPLAATFLKTATLDWSQFVRAVSSPRVLASYRLTFFSALGGALINALFGFLVAWVLVRYRFPFKRIVDAVVDLPFALPTSVAGISLAAIYSGNGWIGQFLEPLGIKIAFTPVGVLVALTFIGLPFVVRTVQPVLEEFEREQEEAAACLGASRWLTFRRVVLPAVFPALLTGFALAFARALGEYGSVIFIAGNVPMKSEITSLLIITKLEQYDYAGATALAVVMLVVSFLMLLLINTLQWYLQRRTSRGRTAPTVAPSTTVVAGGAQ, encoded by the coding sequence ATGACGACGTTGACCTTTCGCAAGCCAAGCGCGATACCCGGCTTCGGCCTGACGCTAGGCATTACGGTGGCGTATCTGAGCCTCGTGGTGCTGATTCCGCTCGCGGCCACTTTCCTCAAAACGGCGACGCTCGACTGGAGCCAGTTCGTCCGCGCCGTCAGTTCGCCGCGCGTGCTGGCGTCGTACCGGCTGACGTTCTTCTCGGCGCTCGGCGGCGCGTTGATCAACGCGCTGTTCGGCTTTCTGGTCGCGTGGGTGCTGGTGCGCTACCGGTTCCCGTTCAAGCGGATCGTCGATGCCGTCGTCGATCTGCCGTTCGCGCTGCCCACTTCAGTGGCGGGCATTTCGCTCGCGGCGATCTATTCGGGCAACGGCTGGATCGGCCAGTTTCTCGAACCGCTCGGCATCAAGATCGCGTTCACGCCTGTCGGTGTGCTGGTCGCGCTGACCTTCATCGGCTTGCCGTTCGTCGTGCGGACAGTGCAGCCCGTGCTCGAAGAGTTCGAGCGCGAGCAGGAAGAAGCGGCCGCGTGCCTCGGCGCGTCGCGCTGGCTGACGTTCCGGCGCGTCGTGCTGCCCGCCGTGTTTCCGGCGCTGCTGACGGGTTTCGCGCTCGCGTTCGCGCGCGCGTTGGGCGAATACGGCTCCGTGATTTTCATCGCGGGCAACGTGCCGATGAAGTCCGAGATCACGTCGCTGCTGATCATTACGAAGCTCGAACAGTACGACTACGCGGGCGCAACGGCGCTGGCCGTCGTGATGCTGGTCGTGTCGTTCCTGATGCTGCTGCTGATCAACACGCTGCAGTGGTATCTGCAACGGCGCACGAGCCGCGGACGCACCGCGCCGACCGTCGCGCCTTCAACGACCGTTGTTGCAGGAGGTGCGCAATGA